From the Triticum urartu cultivar G1812 chromosome 4, Tu2.1, whole genome shotgun sequence genome, the window gctgacgcggcgggcccgcggctgtttcgcgccaaaacagttcgccccggcgcccccgggcgtcccccagcgcgccgggttcggcctgagtccgccggcgctgttttcggcccagACCGGCGAAAATCGGACTCCTGGGGACGCGACTGGGCCTTGTTTTGGCGCCGGCGCGAAAAAATCATTTGAGGAGACCTTACCGGAGGCGCGGCTGGAGATGGCCTTACTTACTCTCGTCCGACTCCTAGCGGCAGGGGCAGGGGCAGTTACCACGGACCCGAGCCGCGGACGCGGAAGCCCGGGAGAAAGCGTTCTGACCCCTCTCCCAGAGGCTGCAGCCGCCACTATCAACAGTTTGCAGTGATCTAGACAGTCTCCCCTCACCCTGAACCAGTTCACAGTGGATCCATCCAGCAGCAGGTGATGTCCAGTGAGAAACCTGATAACTGGCCCGGGATAAACTGCTCGCACATCTGTAAACCGCAGACCAGTTTCGTCAATAGATCCATTACAGTAGCAGTAGTATTACATCAACCCGCTGACACAGTACAAACAACAATCAAAAGGTAAACACCGGCCATCATCGGCCCACTTCACagtccacacacacacacacgcgcgtaggTCATGCCACCATGCATGCCGGCTACTCCTGCTTGTTGTTTGATGAAGTTGAAGCTGCGGCGGCTTGTCCGTGCCTGATCTTGGCGAGCTCGACCACCCTGCCGACGTCCGGCAGGACCGCCCTGGCCGCATCAAGCGCGCCGAAACGCTCCATCCACGCCGCCAGCAGCGGGGTCCTGGCGGGGTCGAACACCTTGGCGCCGGACATGGCCTCGATCGCCATCAGCCACGAGTGCATGCTCCCCAGCGCGATGTCCACCagcccgacgccgtcgccgccgaaGAAGCCCTTCCCCTTGGAGCACTCCCTCAGGGCCCCCTCCAGGGCCTCCACGGCCACCACCATCTCCTTCATCGCCTCGGCGGATCTGCCCTCCCCCGCCTTGGCCCTGGACGAGTTCGTCCACTGGGACACCAGCTTGTCGTCGACGTAGGCCGCCCAGAAACGGGCCACGGCGCGCTCGTGGGGGTCGGCGGGGAGG encodes:
- the LOC125552850 gene encoding probable glutathione S-transferase GSTU6: MAEGGDELKLLGSWSSPYVTRAKLALAVKGLSYENVDEDVHNKSGLLLASNPVHKKIPVLIHNGVPVCESMIIVQYIDEAFAGTGPPILPADPHERAVARFWAAYVDDKLVSQWTNSSRAKAGEGRSAEAMKEMVVAVEALEGALRECSKGKGFFGGDGVGLVDIALGSMHSWLMAIEAMSGAKVFDPARTPLLAAWMERFGALDAARAVLPDVGRVVELAKIRHGQAAAASTSSNNKQE